One Terriglobia bacterium genomic window carries:
- a CDS encoding sigma-70 family RNA polymerase sigma factor → MEFHSAESAIGKAVSAPVEERKYTGPSQLETQVAGFFDEFRPGLLRYLSSFGLLPEDGEEIVQEVFVALFLHLRAGKSRSNIRGWVFRVAHNLGLRRRKNIHRLLKTVSPLTQHMDPSPDPEQQVALSQRRDQTLAIVSVLPARDRRCLYLRAEGLRYRDIAGILGMSLGGVALSLARSFSRLEEPAQR, encoded by the coding sequence ATGGAGTTCCATTCAGCTGAATCCGCAATCGGGAAAGCCGTCTCCGCTCCAGTTGAGGAGCGCAAATATACGGGTCCCTCGCAACTCGAAACTCAGGTTGCCGGGTTCTTCGATGAGTTCCGTCCGGGCTTACTTCGTTATTTGTCCTCGTTTGGGCTTTTGCCCGAAGACGGCGAAGAAATCGTTCAGGAAGTCTTCGTGGCGCTGTTCCTGCATTTGCGCGCCGGAAAATCGCGCTCCAATATCCGCGGCTGGGTTTTTCGCGTCGCTCACAATTTAGGCCTCAGACGGCGAAAAAACATCCATCGTCTTCTGAAGACGGTTTCGCCCCTGACTCAGCACATGGATCCATCTCCGGATCCGGAACAACAAGTTGCCTTGTCTCAACGGCGGGATCAAACTCTGGCGATCGTGAGTGTGCTTCCCGCCCGGGATCGGCGGTGTTTGTATTTACGCGCGGAAGGGCTGCGCTATCGTGACATTGCCGGCATCCTGGGTATGTCGCTGGGTGGCGTTGCGCTATCTCTGGCGCGATCGTTTTCGCGGCTGGAAGAGCCTGCTCAGAGATAA